The following is a genomic window from Aquificota bacterium.
TGCATTACCTTTATGCCAAAAACCTATACCAGACCGCAAGGGAATACGGAAAGATAAAAAAGGTGGTGCATATGAGCTCCCTTGGAACCCATAAGGATGCCCCTTCTATGTATCACCGCACCAAATACATGGCGGAGGAGGAGCTAAAAAAGTCTGGACTAAACCATACCATAATGAGGCCTTCCATTGTGCTTGGGCCAGAGCAAAAGCTTTTTTACGATATGTGGCACATTACCACGTATATAAGGCTTGTGGCATTGCCCGGTGGCGGGTCATACCTTTTCCAGCCGGTGGATGTAAGGGATGTGGCCTGCGCCTTTGTTAAGACCCTTAGCCTAAAAGAAAGCGATGGAAAAACCTATGAGCTTTGCGGTAGCAAGAGGGTAAGCTTTAAAGGGCTACTGGAGGACATCTTTAGCGCATGGAAAAGAAAAGTTATACTCCTTCCTATGCCGAAGGCCCTTATGTACTTTGCAGGTCTACTGGTGGAAAGAATTATACAGCCACCACCCTTTAGCTCGGACCAGATGCTTATGATGTGGAGGGATAATGTGTGTGGCCTTGACCCAGAGGTGGAAAGCCAAGG
Proteins encoded in this region:
- a CDS encoding NAD-dependent epimerase/dehydratase family protein, with the translated sequence MKVLITGATGFIGRYIVKELLSEGYEVGCLVRDVEKTIRLFENKVRAYKVDFEDSGSLKKAFSDFGPDFLIHLIGILLEDKRHGQSFMRVHYLYAKNLYQTAREYGKIKKVVHMSSLGTHKDAPSMYHRTKYMAEEELKKSGLNHTIMRPSIVLGPEQKLFYDMWHITTYIRLVALPGGGSYLFQPVDVRDVACAFVKTLSLKESDGKTYELCGSKRVSFKGLLEDIFSAWKRKVILLPMPKALMYFAGLLVERIIQPPPFSSDQMLMMWRDNVCGLDPEVESQGVQKLCGREPIPYEESLRWSLEEFRRRINA